A region of Colletotrichum higginsianum IMI 349063 chromosome 10, whole genome shotgun sequence DNA encodes the following proteins:
- a CDS encoding Cytosolic Fe-S cluster assembly factor NBP35 has protein sequence MAPSLEEDPDSVQDVLANPLKQKPSLVAPEPEHCPGPESAAAGTADSCAGCPNKEICAATATKGPDPDIPIIASRLASVAHKILVLSGKGGVGKSTFTTLLAHAFATNPDSTVGVMDTDICGPSIPKMLGVESETVHVSGAGWSPVWVLDNLGVMSIQFMLPDRDAAVIWRGAKKNGLIKQFLKDVEWGPLDFLLVDTPPGTSDEHLSVNTFLRDSGIDGAVVVTTPQEVSLLDVRKEIDFCRKAGIRVLGLAENMAGFVCPKCTNQSEIFRATTGGGRALAEEMGVPFLGSVPLDPRIGMACDYGESFFDSFPDSPACLAFKEVVRNVSKEIGLNEKDVLPE, from the coding sequence ATGGCACCCTCTTTAGAAGAAGACCCGGACTCGGTCCAGGACGTCCTCGCCAACCCGCTGAAACAGAAACCCTCCCTCGTCGCGCCAGAACCGGAACACTGCCCCGGCCCGGAatccgcggcggcgggcacggCCGACTCTTGCGCCGGCTGCCCAAACAAGGAGATCtgcgccgcgacggcgaccaaGGGTCCGGACCCGGACATCCCCATCATCGCGTCGCGCCTCGCCTCCGTCGCGCACAAGATCCTCGTGCTCTCGGGGAAGGGCGGCGTTGGTAAGTCGACCTTCACGACGCTCCTCGCACACGCCTTCGCGACGAACCCGGACAgcaccgtcggcgtcatGGACACGGACATCTGCGGGCCCTCGATCCCCAAGATGCTGGGCGTCGAGTCCGAGACGGTCCACGTCTCGGGCGCCGGCTGGTCCCCCGTCTGGgtcctcgacaacctcggcgtCATGTCGATCCAGTTCATGCTCCCCgaccgcgacgccgccgtcatctgGCGCGGCGCCAAGAAGAACGGCCTCATCAAGCAGTTCCTCAAGGACGTCGAGTGGGGCCCCCTcgacttcctcctcgtcgacacgCCCCCCGGCACCAGCGACGAGCACCTCAGCGTCAACACCTTCCTCCGAGAcagcggcatcgacggcgccgtcgtcgtcacgaCGCCTCAGGAGGTCTCGCTGCTCGACGTCCGCAAGGAGATTGACTTTTGCCGCAAGGCCGGCATCCGCGTGCTGGGGCTCGCCGAGAACATGGCCGGCTTCGTGTGCCCCAAGTGCACGAACCAGAGCGAGATCTtccgggcgacgacgggcggcggccgggcgctggccgaggagatggGGGTGCCGTTCCTGGGCAGCGTGCCGCTGGATCCGCGCATCGGCATGGCGTGCGACTACGGCGAGAGCTTCTTCGACAGTTTCCCGGATAGTCCCGCGTGTCTGGCGTTCAAGGAGGTTGTGAGGAACGTAAGCAAAGAGATAGGGCTGAACGAGAAGGACGTCCTGCCCGAGTAG